One Numida meleagris isolate 19003 breed g44 Domestic line chromosome 6, NumMel1.0, whole genome shotgun sequence genomic region harbors:
- the DISP2 gene encoding protein dispatched homolog 2 isoform X1: MPEIANTEPSYSGTSWERICPVHHCPIPASPRLEGDHLPSSSHTLGPISTQSNGQVPSSSQDSQQHHSYYSCNRQEPRGSYGLPLLAGHSERSMLCSHLSSSDPAPASHHEALETPWKQWSPGQRLSQPVQHHVVTVRHDKAFRMPKSYSQMIAEWPVAVLVLCSVTVVVCTLAGLLVGNLPDFSEPLMGFEPRDTDIGRKLIVWRNVESHTGYKKTFSLSPYAEKKSYDDIGISRGQKAAQGGQEARTRRMVEQIYGVDGFFCGPPEKSYSQLVFMSTTAGSLWNLQAIQSMCQIEQDKIRSHVHFRDLCQRTEANECCPSWSLGNYIAVLYNRSSCLEITQGDISHTLALLRACAPDYHKGILTPSCLGPETTRQKHSQCAKVPEKCTRFNAIYQLLHFLVDRDFLSPQTIEYQVPSLKYSLLFLPTRKGASMMGIYLDNLESWDLFDNYTSITGMDLGLKQKLFQHYLLLDTKYPVLAILAIFLSISFYLRSVFITLMVLLTVVSSLMISYFLYKVAFRFTYFPFVNLTAVIILSSICANHTFVFFDLWNLSKSQNPSAGLSQRVSQTMHHFAYLMLASCFTTGAAFYASYISNIIAIRCFAVYMGTSVLVNLIFMVTWLPSSAVLYERYVATTCVYKPDDYWKDTSHKRVALSLHYVLRGLQKTLCETSKLLFEKLLPCGVIKFRYIWICWFAALAIGGAYISCSNPKLKLPTLESSSVQVFRLSHPFERYDSEYCHQFMFERLEHGEGQRMPVTIIWGILPVDNGDHFNPKSNGTLVADATFTIQSPDAQKWLFEFCQKVKNQTFYYLDTEQKSTVCFMEEFIRWMDSRQCSQRDNSFNLCCNQFSFPYGSEVFLHCIKMMLLEQGREGEETYDLGLRFDGEGNLAALVLQFQTVYHYSFNYSKAKRFYEEINLWVTEEMKTAPVGLQNGWFTSKLELYNLQHSLSTETMVVMGLSIAISFVVLLLTTWNVLLSVFSVTAIAGTVLVTIGLLVLLEWQLNAVESLFISAAVGLSVDFTVNYCISYHLCPHSDRLSRVAFSLKQMSCATAMAASALFSAGVIMLPATVLAYRKLGIFIMMIKCISCGFASFFFQSLCCFFGPEKNCGQILWPCAHTMKDYSDDSEPNGSYACGGNEKQNRLRKVQESNTANEQYELQPLSRKLSDSFDNSTSTSKLSNRPSVLSEDMQAEDNRCPRIGTHPPLERERQNLQETLGDDRAGLCQCPALQTSSPYKHSSSGAEIQRERLCGDCQCRKYSPKAWDSSGLDYIQPAGVNEEGQLNKSQCSTDTAQQQSDYTSDNSHLPAADIYKIHRCLCSLGSSFDMLNISSETSISDFEQGLKLAESASSCPDVLELSDSYSQTERGYLNGKRDTLRLDLRETVFDISPAASQQNSSSWKNRFGLGSEGPVVLPNSQPDMPDVWIKRSSAQSSGYNS; encoded by the exons ATGCCAGAGATTGCCAACACTGAGCCCAGCTACAGTGGCACTTCTTGGGAAAGGATCTGCCCGGTCCATCACTGCCCTATTCCTGCATCGCCCAGGCTGGAGGGAGACCACCTGCCCTCCTCCAGCCACACGCTGGGGCCGATCTCCACTCAGTCCAATGGTCAGGTACCATCGAGCTCCCAGGACTCGCAACAGCATCACTCGTATTACTCCTGCAACCGGCAGGAGCCTCGAGGCAGCTACGGCCTGCCCCTGCTCGCTGGGCACAGTGAGAGGTCCATGTTGTGTTCCCACCTTTCCAGCAGTGATCCCGCGCCAGCTTCCCACCACGAGGCTTTGGAAACCCCCTGGAAGCAGTGGTCCCCCGGGCAGCGACTCTCTCAGCCGGTGCAGCACCACGTTGTAACAGTCAG aCATGACAAAGCTTTCAGGATGCCTAAAAG TTATTCTCAGATGATCGCAGAGTGGCCCGTTGCTGTCCTGGTGCTGTGTTCCGTGACAGTTGTGGTTTGCACTTTAGCTGGCCTGCTTGTTGGAAATCTGCCGGATTTTTCAGAACCCCTGATG GGTTTCGAGCCACGAGATACTGACATTGGCAGAAAGCTCATTGTATGGAGGAACGTAGAAAGCCATACGGGCTACAAGAAgaccttttccctttctccatatgctgagaagaaaag CTATGATGACATCGGCATTAGCAGAGGACAaaaggctgctcagggaggacAAGAAGCGAGGACACGGAGAATGGTGGAACAGATCTACGGAGTAGATGGTTTCTTTTGCGGTCCCCCGG agaagagctATTCCCAGCTGGTATTTATGTCCACAACTGCTGGGAGCTTATGGAACTTGCAAGCTATTCAGTCCATGTGTCAAATTGAACAAGACAAG ATACGCTCGCACGTTCATTTTAGAGACCTCTGCCAACGTACTGAAGCCAACGAATGCTGCCCAAGCTGGTCTCTGGGAAACTACATTGCTGTCCTGTACAACAGGTCATCTTGTTTGGAGATAACTCAAGGAGACATTTCCCACACCCTGGCCCTCCTTCGTGCCTGCGCTCCAGACTACCACAAGGGTATCCTCACTCCATCTTGCTTAGGTCCCGAGACCACGAGACAGAAACACTCTCAGTGTGCCAAAGTACCAGAAAAATGTACCCGCTTCAATGCTATTTACCAGCTTCTTCACTTCTTGGTCGACAGAGACTTTCTTAGTCCCCAGACGATTGAGTACCAAGTGCCATCCCTCAAGTACAGCCTGCTCTTTTTGCCTACGAGGAAAGGTGCCTCTATGATGGGGATCTACTTAGACAATCTTGAATCCTGGGATCTATTTGATAACTATACGTCTATTACTGGAATGGACTTGGGCCTTAAACAGAAACTCTTCCAGCACTATCTTCTACTGGATACTAAGTATCCAGTTCTGGCAATATTAGCTATTTTtctaagcatttctttttatttacgCTCGGTCTTTATTACTTTGATGGTCCTGCTCACCGTTGTCAGCTCTTTGATGATCTCCTACTTCTTGTACAAGGTGGCCTTCAGATTCACCTACTTCCCTTTTGTCAACCTGACGGCCGTTATCATTCTCAGCAGCATTTGTGCCAACCACACCTTCGTCTTCTTTGACCTCTGGAACCTGAGCAAGAGCCAGAACCCTTCTGCTGGGCTTTCTCAGCGGGTGAGTCAAACCATGCACCATTTTGCATATCTCATGCTGGCATCCTGCTTCACAACGGGTGCTGCCTTCTACGCCAGCTACATTAGCAATATAATAGCCATCCGCTGCTTTGCTGTTTACATGGGCACCTCTGTCCTGGTGAATCTCATATTCATGGTGACTTGGCTTCCTTCTTCGGCCGTGCTGTACGAGCGCTACGTTGCAACAACCTGTGTTTACAAGCCGGATGACTACTGGAAAGACACCAGCCACAAGAGAGTCGCTCTCTCCCTCCATTATGTTCTCAGGGGTCTCCAGAAGACGCTGTGTGAAACCTCCAAGTTGttatttgaaaagcttttaCCTTGCGGGGTCATCAAGTTTCGGTACATCTGGATCTGCTGGTTTGCTGCCTTAGCAATCGGAGGTGCCTACATTTCCTGTTCCAACCCAAAACTCAAACTCCCGACTCTTGAGTCATCGTCTGTTCAGGTGTTCAGACTGAGCCACCCCTTTGAGAGGTATGACTCCGAGTACTGCCACCAGTTCATGTTTGAGCGGCTAGAGCACGGAGAAGGGCAGCGTATGCCTGTCACTATCATCTGGGGTATCCTGCCGGTGGATAACGGGGACCATTTCAATCCAAAAAGCAATGGCACCCTAGTGGCAGATGCCACCTTCACAATCCAAAGTCCTGATGCCCAGAAGTGGCTCTTCGAATTCTGTCAAAAGGTGAAGAACCAAACTTTCTATTACCTTGATACAGAGCAGAAATCTACCGTGTGCTTCATGGAGGAGTTTATCAGGTGGATGGATAGTCGCCAGTGCTCCCAGAGAGACAACAGTTTCAACCTGTGCTGTAACCAGTTCTCTTTCCCTTATGGAAGTGAAGTCTTCCTACACTGCATCAAAATGATGCTCCTGGAACAaggcagggaaggggaagaaacGTACGATCTGGGCCTCAGATTTGATGGAGAGGGAAATCTTGCTGCCTTGGTACTGCAGTTTCAAACTGTTTATCACTATAGCTTCAATTACAGCAAAGCCAAACGCTTCTATGAAGAAATCAACCTCTGggtaacagaagaaatgaaaactgccCCTGTGGGACTTCAGAATGGGTGGTTTACCAGTAAACTAGAGCTGTACAACCTCCAGCACAGTCTCAGCACTGAAACAATGGTGGTCATGGGGCTCTCCATTGCTATTTCTTtcgtggtgctgctgctcactaCCTGGAATGTTCTCCTTAGCGTTTTCTCTGTGACTGCCATTGCAGGCACTGTCCTGGTAACTATTGGCCTTTTGGTCCTCTTGGAGTGGCAGCTCAATGCAGTGGAGTCTCtcttcatttcagctgcagtAGGTCTCTCTGTTGACTTTACCGTCAACTACTGTATCTCCTACCACCTGTGTCCCCATTCGGACCGCCTGAGCCGAGTGGCCTTCTCCCTTAAGCAGATGAGCTGTGCCACAGCGATGGCAGCTTCTGCCTTGTTCTCTGCAGGGGTCATTATGTTGCCTGCTACAGTGCTGGCCTATAGAAAGTTGGGGATATTTATAATGATGATCAAGTGTATCAGCTGTGGGTTTGCCAGCTTCTTCTTCCAGTCGCTGTGCTGCTTCTTTGGCCCGGAGAAGAACTGCGGGCAAATCCTTTGGCCTTGTGCCCACACCATGAAAGATTATTCTGATGACTCTGAGCCAAATGGAAGCTATGCCTGTGGGggtaatgaaaagcaaaaccgACTGCGGAAAGTCCAGGAGTCCAACACTGCAAACGAGCAATACGAGCTCCAGCCTTTGTCTAGAAAACTCAGCGACAGTTTTGACAACAGCACATCCACAAGCAAGCTGTCCAACAGGCCATCAGTGCTCTCTGAAGACATGCAAGCTGAAGATAACAGGTGCCCGAGAATAGGAACGCATCCTCCCCttgaaagagagagacagaatcTGCAGGAGACCCTTGGAGATGACCGGGCtggcctgtgccagtgccctgCCTTGCAAACTTCCTCTCCTTacaagcacagcagctcaggagcagaAATTCAAAGGGAGAGATTATGCGGAGATTGCCAGTGTCGAAAGTACAGCCCAAAAGCTTGGGATAGTTCTGGGCTGGACTATATCCAGCCGGCTGGTGTGAATGAAGAAGGGCAGCTCAATAAATCACAGTGCTCTACTGACACTGCCCAGCAGCAGTCGGATTATACCTCAGACAACAGCCATCTTCCCGCTGCTGACATCTACAAAATTCACAGATGCCTTTGTTCTCTTGGCAGCTCTTTTGACATGCTCAACATCTCCAGTGAGACATCGATTAGCGATTTTGAGCAAGGTCTAAAGCTTGCTGAATCAGCCAGTTCTTGTCCTGATGTCTTAGAGCTCTCTGATTCGTACAGTCAAACAGAGAGAGGTTACTTGAACGGGAAGAGAGATACGCTGCGTCTGGACCTGAGGGAGACTGTCTTTGATATCTCTCCGGCAGCTTCGCAGCAAAACAGCTCTTCATGGAAAAATCGATTTGGATTAGGGAGTGAAGGGCCCGTTGTGTTACCGAACAGCCAACCAGACATGCCTGATGTTTGGATCAAGAGATCTAGCGCACAAAGTTCTGGTTACAACAGTTGA